In Cedecea neteri, a single genomic region encodes these proteins:
- the acnA gene encoding aconitate hydratase AcnA — MSLTLREASKDTLRALNKTWHYYSLPLAAKELGDISRLPKSLKVLLENLLRWQDEDSVTGEDIHALAGWLKHAHADREIAYRPARVLMQDFTGVPAVVDLAAMREAVKRLGGDVAKVNPLSPVDLVIDHSVTVDHFGDNDAFEENVRLEMERNHERYVFLRWGQQAFSRFSVVPPGTGICHQVNLEYLGKAVWSEEQNGELVAYPDTLVGTDSHTTMINGLGVLGWGVGGIEAEAAMLGQPVSMLIPDVVGFKLEGKLQEGITATDLVLTVTQMLRKHGVVGKFVEFYGDGLDSLPLADRATIANMSPEYGATCGFFPIDGVTLEYMRLSGRSEEQVALVEAYAKAQGMWRNTGDEPVFTSTLSLNMNDVEASLAGPKRPQDRVPLGGVPKAFAASNELEVNASHKDRRPVSYALAGEEHQLPDGAVVIAAITSCTNTSNPSVLMAAGLLAKKAVSLGLKPQPWVKASLAPGSKVVSDYLAKAKLTPYLDELGFNLVGYGCTTCIGNSGPLPDPIEQAIKKGDLTVGAVLSGNRNFEGRIHPLVKTNWLASPPLVVAYALAGNMNIDLTKEPLGQDKNGADVYLKDIWPGSQEIAAAVAQVTTEMFHKEYAEVFEGTEEWRSIEVARSATYGWQDDSTYIRLSPFFDEMGAEPKPVEDIHGANVLAMLGDSVTTDHISPAGSIKPDSPAGRYLQGHGVERRDFNSYGSRRGNHEVMMRGTFANIRIRNEMVPGIEGGMTRLLPGEEVLSIYDAAMRYKERGIPLAVIAGKEYGSGSSRDWAAKGPRLLGVRVVIAESFERIHRSNLIGMGILPLEFPQGVTRKTLGLTGEEKLDISGLNQLKPGAVVPVTLTFADGRQQVIDCRCRIDTGNELTYFRHDGILHYVIRNMLK; from the coding sequence ATGTCGTTAACCCTACGCGAAGCCAGTAAGGACACTCTACGGGCGCTAAATAAAACCTGGCATTACTACAGCTTGCCGCTGGCCGCAAAAGAGCTGGGGGATATCAGCCGGTTACCTAAGTCGCTAAAAGTTTTACTGGAGAACCTGCTGCGCTGGCAGGATGAGGACTCCGTTACCGGTGAAGATATTCATGCCCTGGCCGGCTGGCTGAAACATGCCCACGCTGATCGCGAAATTGCCTATCGTCCTGCCCGGGTACTGATGCAGGACTTCACCGGCGTACCGGCGGTGGTCGATCTTGCCGCAATGCGTGAGGCAGTTAAGCGCCTCGGCGGTGATGTGGCGAAAGTTAACCCGCTTTCCCCGGTCGATTTGGTGATTGACCACTCCGTGACCGTTGACCATTTCGGCGACAACGATGCCTTCGAAGAAAACGTTCGTCTTGAAATGGAGCGCAACCACGAGCGCTATGTCTTTTTACGCTGGGGCCAGCAGGCCTTTAGCCGTTTCAGCGTTGTGCCGCCCGGTACCGGCATTTGCCACCAGGTGAACCTTGAGTACCTGGGCAAAGCAGTCTGGAGCGAAGAACAGAACGGCGAACTTGTCGCTTACCCTGATACGCTGGTTGGCACCGACTCGCATACCACGATGATTAATGGCCTTGGCGTGCTGGGCTGGGGAGTGGGCGGCATCGAAGCTGAAGCGGCGATGCTGGGCCAACCCGTATCCATGCTAATCCCCGATGTGGTCGGCTTTAAGCTTGAGGGCAAACTACAGGAAGGGATCACCGCGACGGACCTTGTGCTGACCGTCACCCAGATGCTGCGTAAACACGGCGTCGTAGGCAAATTTGTTGAGTTTTATGGCGATGGCCTCGATTCGCTGCCGCTTGCCGACCGGGCAACTATCGCCAACATGTCTCCTGAATACGGTGCGACCTGCGGTTTCTTCCCGATTGACGGCGTAACGCTGGAGTATATGCGCCTCAGCGGGCGTAGCGAAGAGCAGGTGGCTCTGGTTGAAGCTTACGCTAAGGCGCAGGGCATGTGGCGTAATACGGGCGATGAACCCGTGTTTACCAGCACGCTCTCTTTAAACATGAATGACGTTGAGGCGAGTCTGGCCGGGCCAAAACGCCCGCAGGATCGTGTCCCGCTCGGTGGCGTGCCTAAAGCCTTCGCCGCCAGCAACGAGCTTGAAGTCAACGCTTCCCACAAAGATCGTCGTCCGGTCAGCTACGCGCTGGCGGGCGAAGAGCATCAATTGCCGGATGGTGCCGTGGTGATTGCCGCTATCACCTCCTGTACCAACACGTCAAACCCCAGCGTGCTGATGGCGGCCGGATTGCTGGCTAAAAAAGCCGTCAGTCTGGGGCTGAAGCCGCAGCCGTGGGTGAAGGCCTCGCTTGCGCCGGGATCTAAGGTTGTCTCGGATTATCTGGCGAAAGCCAAATTAACCCCATACCTTGATGAGCTGGGCTTTAATCTGGTGGGTTACGGCTGCACTACCTGTATCGGTAACTCAGGCCCGCTGCCCGATCCTATCGAGCAGGCGATTAAAAAAGGCGATCTTACCGTGGGCGCGGTGCTTTCCGGCAACCGCAACTTCGAAGGCCGTATTCACCCGCTGGTGAAAACGAACTGGCTGGCCTCACCGCCGCTTGTTGTCGCCTACGCGCTGGCTGGCAACATGAATATCGATCTGACTAAAGAGCCATTAGGGCAGGATAAGAATGGCGCTGACGTCTACCTGAAAGATATCTGGCCGGGCAGTCAGGAAATTGCTGCGGCTGTCGCGCAGGTGACTACCGAGATGTTCCACAAAGAATATGCCGAAGTGTTTGAAGGTACCGAAGAGTGGCGCAGCATTGAAGTGGCGCGGTCGGCAACCTACGGCTGGCAGGATGACTCAACCTATATTCGACTGTCGCCGTTCTTTGATGAAATGGGCGCTGAGCCAAAACCAGTGGAAGATATTCACGGGGCTAACGTGCTGGCGATGCTGGGGGATTCTGTGACTACCGACCATATTTCCCCGGCGGGGAGCATTAAACCTGACAGCCCGGCAGGGCGCTACCTGCAAGGGCATGGCGTAGAGCGCAGGGACTTTAACTCCTACGGTTCGCGTCGCGGTAACCATGAAGTAATGATGCGCGGGACGTTTGCCAACATCCGTATCCGCAACGAGATGGTGCCAGGCATTGAAGGCGGCATGACGCGCTTACTGCCTGGTGAAGAAGTTCTGTCTATTTATGATGCTGCAATGCGTTATAAAGAGCGGGGTATTCCGCTGGCGGTGATCGCCGGGAAAGAGTATGGCTCCGGTTCAAGCCGCGACTGGGCGGCCAAAGGACCTCGCTTGCTGGGCGTACGGGTGGTCATTGCCGAATCGTTCGAACGAATTCACCGTTCGAACCTTATCGGCATGGGCATTTTACCGCTGGAATTCCCTCAGGGCGTCACGCGAAAAACGCTGGGGCTCACGGGGGAGGAAAAGCTCGATATTAGCGGGTTAAACCAGCTGAAGCCAGGCGCTGTTGTGCCGGTTACGCTGACATTCGCCGACGGACGTCAGCAAGTCATTGACTGCCGCTGCCGCATTGATACCGGCAATGAGCTGACCTATTTCCGTCACGACGGCATCCTGCATTATGTGATCAGAAATATGCTGAAGTAA
- the ymiC gene encoding small membrane protein YmiC: MNNHNAVKYWSWMGAFTLSALFWVEILRAFAN, translated from the coding sequence ATGAATAATCACAATGCTGTAAAATACTGGTCATGGATGGGCGCTTTTACGCTCTCTGCCTTGTTCTGGGTAGAAATACTTCGCGCCTTCGCCAATTAA
- a CDS encoding YmiA family putative membrane protein, which translates to MSSGSEEPQQDPALKRKAWIAVFLVSALFWLVVALVAWHFWG; encoded by the coding sequence ATGTCATCAGGAAGTGAGGAACCGCAACAAGATCCGGCTCTGAAACGCAAGGCATGGATTGCGGTGTTTTTGGTTTCAGCCTTGTTCTGGCTGGTTGTGGCGCTGGTTGCCTGGCATTTTTGGGGGTAG
- the cysB gene encoding HTH-type transcriptional regulator CysB, whose translation MKLQQLRYIVEVVNHNLNVSSTAEGLYTSQPGISKQVRMLEDELGIQIFARSGKHLTQVTPAGQEIIRIAREVLSKVDAIKSVAGEHTWPDKGSLYVATTHTQARYALPGVIKGFIERYPRVSLHMHQGSPTQIAEAVSKGNADFAIATEALHLYDDLVMLPCYHWNRSIVVTPDHPLASKESVSIEELAQYPLVTYTFGFTGRSELDTAFNRAGLTPRIVFTATDADVIKTYVRLGLGVGVIASMAVDPISDPDLVRIEAQGVFSHSTTKIGFRRSTFLRSYMYDFIQRFAPHLTRDVVDTAVALRSNEDIEAMFKDIKLPAK comes from the coding sequence ATGAAATTACAGCAGCTGCGTTATATCGTTGAAGTCGTAAACCACAATCTTAATGTCTCCTCGACGGCGGAAGGGCTTTATACCTCTCAGCCGGGGATCAGTAAGCAAGTTCGTATGCTGGAAGACGAACTGGGGATACAAATATTTGCCCGTAGCGGGAAGCACCTGACTCAGGTCACCCCGGCGGGGCAGGAAATTATCCGTATCGCCCGTGAAGTGCTGTCGAAAGTCGATGCCATTAAATCCGTTGCCGGAGAACACACCTGGCCTGACAAAGGCTCGCTCTATGTGGCGACAACCCACACGCAGGCCCGTTATGCGCTACCAGGCGTGATTAAAGGCTTTATTGAGCGTTATCCTCGGGTTTCACTGCATATGCATCAGGGCTCGCCGACGCAGATTGCAGAGGCGGTTTCCAAAGGCAATGCCGATTTTGCTATCGCCACCGAGGCGCTTCATCTTTATGACGACCTGGTGATGCTACCTTGCTACCACTGGAACCGTTCCATTGTGGTCACGCCGGATCACCCATTAGCTTCGAAGGAGTCGGTTAGCATCGAAGAGCTGGCGCAGTATCCGCTGGTCACCTACACCTTTGGTTTTACCGGTCGTTCCGAGTTGGACACTGCTTTTAACCGTGCAGGGTTAACGCCGCGAATCGTCTTTACCGCCACCGATGCCGATGTGATTAAAACCTACGTTCGCTTAGGGCTGGGAGTAGGGGTTATTGCGAGCATGGCGGTGGATCCGATTTCAGACCCTGATTTAGTCCGTATCGAAGCCCAGGGCGTATTTAGCCACAGCACCACGAAAATAGGTTTCCGTCGGAGTACTTTCCTGCGTAGTTATATGTATGATTTTATTCAGCGTTTTGCGCCACATTTAACCCGTGACGTGGTGGACACCGCCGTAGCTTTGCGCTCTAACGAAGATATTGAAGCGATGTTTAAAGATATAAAATTACCTGCCAAATAA
- the topA gene encoding type I DNA topoisomerase: MGKALVIVESPAKAKTINKYLGNDYVVKSSVGHIRDLPTSGSTTKKSADSTAAKGAKKVKKDERGALVNRMGVDPWHNWDAHYEVLPGKEKVVSELKSLAEKADHIYLATDLDREGEAIAWHLREVIGGDDTRYSRVVFNEITKNAIRQAFEKPGELNIDRVNAQQARRFMDRVVGYMVSPLLWKKIARGLSAGRVQSVAVRLVVEREREIKAFVPEEYWEIDANLSTPKGDALPVQVSHHKDKPFRPVNREQTMAAVSLLEKARYTVLDREDKPTSSKPGAPFITSTLQQAASTRLGFGVKKTMMMAQRLYEAGHITYMRTDSTNLSQDAVSMVRGYIEENFGKKYLPADANQYASKDNSQEAHEAIRPSDVSVQAEALKDMEADAQKLYQLIWRQFVACQMTPAKYDSTTLTVEAGEYRLKARGRTLRFDGWTKVMPALRKGDEDRTLPAVNPGESLTLVELLPAQHFTKPPARFSEASLVKELEKRGIGRPSTYASIISTIQDRGYVRVENRRFYAEKMGEIVTDRLEENFRELMNYDFTAQMEDSLDQVANNQAEWKGVLDNFFTDFSGQLEKAEQDPEEGGMRPNQMVLTSIDCPTCGRKMGIRTASTGVFLGCSGYALPPKERCKTTINLVPENEVLNVLEGDDAETNALRAKRRCQKCGTAMDSYLIDPKRKLHVCGNNPTCDGYEIEEGEFRIKGYDGPIVECEKCGSEMHLKMGRFGKYMACTNDECKNTRKILRNGEVAPPKEDPVPLPELPCEKSDAYFVLRDGAAGVFLAANTFPKSRETRAPLVEELHRFRDRLPEKLRYLADAPQEDPEGNKAFVRFSRKTKQQYVASDKDGKATGWSAFFVDGKWVVGKK, from the coding sequence ATGGGTAAAGCTCTCGTTATCGTTGAGTCCCCGGCAAAAGCCAAAACGATCAACAAATATCTCGGAAACGACTACGTGGTGAAGTCCAGCGTCGGTCACATCCGTGATTTGCCGACCAGTGGATCAACCACCAAGAAGAGCGCTGACTCTACCGCCGCCAAAGGGGCCAAAAAGGTCAAAAAGGATGAACGCGGAGCGCTCGTCAACCGTATGGGTGTCGATCCCTGGCATAACTGGGATGCTCATTACGAAGTGCTGCCGGGCAAGGAGAAAGTGGTCTCCGAGCTGAAATCCCTGGCAGAAAAAGCAGACCACATCTATCTCGCAACCGACCTTGACCGCGAAGGGGAAGCCATTGCCTGGCACCTGCGGGAAGTTATCGGCGGCGACGACACCCGCTACAGCCGCGTGGTGTTTAACGAAATCACTAAGAATGCGATTCGTCAGGCGTTTGAAAAGCCGGGTGAACTGAATATTGACCGTGTGAACGCCCAGCAGGCGCGCCGCTTTATGGACCGCGTCGTGGGCTACATGGTGTCTCCGCTGTTGTGGAAAAAGATTGCGCGTGGCCTGTCAGCCGGGCGCGTCCAGTCCGTGGCGGTTCGCCTTGTAGTTGAGCGTGAACGCGAAATTAAAGCGTTCGTCCCGGAAGAGTACTGGGAAATCGACGCCAACCTGTCGACGCCGAAGGGCGATGCGCTGCCGGTGCAGGTCAGTCACCATAAAGATAAACCTTTCCGTCCGGTTAACCGCGAACAGACCATGGCGGCCGTTAGCCTGCTTGAAAAAGCGCGCTACACCGTTCTGGATCGTGAAGACAAGCCAACCAGCAGCAAACCGGGGGCGCCGTTCATCACCTCCACGCTGCAGCAGGCTGCCAGCACCCGTCTTGGCTTCGGCGTCAAGAAAACCATGATGATGGCGCAGCGTCTTTACGAAGCGGGCCACATTACCTACATGCGTACTGACTCTACCAACCTGAGCCAGGACGCGGTGAGCATGGTACGCGGCTACATCGAAGAAAACTTCGGTAAGAAATACCTGCCAGCGGATGCCAATCAATACGCCAGCAAGGATAACTCTCAGGAAGCGCACGAAGCGATTCGTCCTTCTGATGTGTCCGTGCAGGCGGAAGCGTTAAAAGACATGGAGGCGGATGCCCAGAAGCTTTATCAGCTTATCTGGCGCCAGTTCGTCGCCTGCCAGATGACGCCAGCGAAATACGACTCCACCACGTTGACGGTGGAAGCCGGTGAGTACCGCCTGAAGGCGCGTGGTCGTACGCTGCGTTTTGATGGCTGGACGAAAGTGATGCCAGCGCTGCGCAAGGGCGATGAAGATCGCACCTTACCGGCGGTGAATCCGGGAGAATCCCTGACGCTGGTTGAGCTGCTTCCTGCGCAGCACTTTACCAAGCCGCCTGCGCGTTTCAGCGAAGCATCGCTGGTGAAAGAGTTGGAAAAACGCGGTATTGGCCGCCCGTCCACCTACGCTTCTATCATTTCGACCATTCAGGATCGTGGCTACGTGCGCGTTGAGAACCGCCGTTTCTACGCTGAAAAAATGGGTGAGATTGTTACCGATCGTCTGGAAGAGAACTTCCGCGAGCTGATGAATTACGACTTCACGGCGCAAATGGAAGACAGTCTTGACCAGGTGGCCAATAACCAGGCCGAATGGAAAGGCGTGCTGGACAATTTCTTCACTGATTTTAGCGGCCAGCTTGAGAAAGCCGAGCAGGATCCGGAAGAAGGCGGTATGCGCCCGAACCAGATGGTTCTGACCAGCATCGACTGCCCAACCTGCGGTCGTAAAATGGGGATCCGCACCGCGAGTACCGGCGTATTCCTCGGCTGCTCTGGCTATGCGTTACCGCCGAAAGAGCGCTGCAAAACCACCATCAATCTGGTGCCGGAGAACGAGGTTCTCAACGTGCTGGAAGGTGACGATGCGGAAACGAACGCCCTGCGCGCCAAGCGTCGCTGCCAGAAATGCGGTACGGCGATGGACAGCTACCTCATCGATCCGAAGCGCAAGCTGCACGTGTGCGGTAATAACCCGACCTGTGACGGCTACGAAATCGAAGAAGGTGAGTTCCGCATCAAGGGCTATGACGGCCCAATCGTTGAGTGTGAAAAATGTGGCTCCGAAATGCACCTGAAAATGGGGCGTTTTGGTAAGTACATGGCCTGTACCAATGACGAGTGTAAGAACACCCGTAAGATCCTGCGTAACGGCGAAGTAGCGCCACCGAAGGAAGATCCGGTTCCGCTGCCAGAGTTGCCGTGTGAGAAGTCTGACGCGTATTTCGTGCTGCGTGATGGCGCTGCCGGCGTCTTCCTGGCCGCGAACACTTTCCCGAAATCTCGTGAAACACGCGCCCCGCTGGTAGAAGAGCTGCATCGCTTCCGCGATCGCCTGCCGGAGAAGCTGCGCTATCTGGCCGACGCTCCTCAGGAAGATCCAGAGGGGAATAAAGCGTTCGTTCGCTTTAGTCGTAAAACGAAGCAGCAGTACGTGGCTTCTGATAAAGACGGTAAAGCGACCGGCTGGTCAGCGTTCTTCGTTGACGGCAAGTGGGTCGTTGGTAAGAAATAA
- a CDS encoding YciN family protein — protein MQETTQPIDRESLLAEANKIIREHEDFLHGMEATGVEQKNGVLVFSGEYFLDEQGLPTPKSTAVFNMFKHLAHVLSEKYTLQG, from the coding sequence ATGCAAGAGACAACTCAGCCTATTGACCGCGAATCCCTCCTCGCAGAGGCGAACAAAATCATTCGTGAACATGAGGATTTCCTGCACGGGATGGAAGCCACCGGCGTGGAACAGAAAAACGGCGTGCTGGTCTTCAGTGGAGAATACTTCCTGGACGAACAAGGTTTGCCCACGCCGAAGAGCACGGCGGTGTTTAATATGTTTAAACACCTGGCCCACGTCCTGTCAGAAAAGTATACGCTGCAGGGCTAA
- the sohB gene encoding protease SohB: MDLIADYGLFLAKAVTIVVAIGAVALILVNVAQRKKQGRGELRLTNLSEQYQDVQQEMQVAMLDPHQQKLWLKEEKKKLKLEAKQAKARAKRGEKASSGKPTLYVLDFKGSMDAHEVSSLREEITAVLSVVKPKDEVLLRLESPGGVVHGYGLAASQLQRLRDKAVPLTIAVDKVAASGGYMMACVAQRIVAAPFSIIGSIGVVAQIPNFHRLLKRNDIDVELHTAGQYKRTLTLLGENTEQGREKFREDLNETHHLFKQFVSSMRPGLDIESVATGEHWYGTQAKEKGLVDDVATSDDLLLGMMKDFDAINVRYLQRKKVMDRFTGSAANSLDRLLLRWWQRGEKPLL; encoded by the coding sequence GTGGATCTGATTGCTGACTATGGACTTTTTTTAGCTAAAGCGGTGACCATCGTGGTGGCAATTGGTGCCGTTGCACTTATCCTGGTGAACGTTGCGCAACGTAAAAAACAGGGCCGGGGTGAACTAAGGCTGACGAATCTGAGCGAGCAGTATCAGGATGTACAGCAGGAGATGCAGGTCGCTATGCTCGACCCGCATCAGCAGAAGCTGTGGCTTAAAGAAGAAAAGAAAAAGCTTAAGCTCGAAGCGAAGCAGGCAAAGGCGCGGGCTAAACGTGGCGAAAAGGCCAGTTCAGGCAAGCCGACGCTTTACGTCCTCGACTTTAAAGGCAGCATGGATGCCCACGAAGTCAGCTCGCTCCGTGAAGAAATTACCGCCGTGTTATCGGTGGTTAAACCCAAGGATGAAGTTTTGCTGCGCCTGGAAAGCCCTGGCGGCGTGGTTCATGGCTACGGGCTCGCGGCATCCCAGCTCCAGCGCTTGCGGGACAAAGCAGTGCCTTTAACCATTGCGGTCGATAAAGTGGCGGCCAGCGGCGGTTATATGATGGCGTGTGTCGCCCAGCGCATTGTGGCTGCACCCTTCTCGATAATCGGCTCGATTGGCGTTGTCGCGCAAATCCCTAACTTCCACCGCCTGCTTAAGCGCAATGACATCGACGTTGAGCTGCATACCGCGGGGCAGTACAAGCGCACGTTGACCCTGCTGGGCGAGAACACTGAACAGGGGCGTGAGAAGTTCAGGGAAGATCTCAACGAAACGCATCACCTGTTCAAACAGTTTGTCAGCAGCATGCGTCCGGGCCTTGATATTGAATCAGTGGCCACGGGCGAGCACTGGTACGGTACCCAGGCGAAAGAAAAAGGTCTGGTGGATGACGTGGCGACCAGCGACGATCTGCTGCTGGGGATGATGAAAGATTTTGACGCTATTAATGTACGTTATCTGCAGCGTAAAAAAGTGATGGACCGTTTCACCGGTAGCGCGGCGAACAGCTTAGATCGCCTGCTGTTGCGCTGGTGGCAGCGTGGTGAAAAACCACTGCTGTAA
- a CDS encoding YciK family oxidoreductase, whose amino-acid sequence MHYQPQDNLLKNRIILVTGASDGIGRVAALTYARFGASVILLGRNEQKLRAVAGEIQSHGLLPAHWFTLDLATATSADCHSLANKLSALVPRLDGVLHNAGILGDVVSMDKQDPDTWQAVMQVNVNATFFLTQALLPLLLQSESGSLVFTTSSVGRQGRAGWGAYAASKFATEGMMQVLAEEYKQHNLRVNCINPGGTRTAMRASAFPTEDPAKLKTPRDLMPLYLWLMGDDSRRKTGMSFDAQPNRKPGISE is encoded by the coding sequence GTGCACTATCAGCCGCAAGATAATTTACTGAAAAATCGCATTATTTTGGTGACCGGGGCCAGCGATGGCATCGGCCGCGTCGCCGCACTCACCTATGCCAGGTTTGGTGCTTCGGTGATTTTGCTGGGGCGCAATGAGCAAAAGCTTCGCGCCGTCGCCGGTGAGATCCAGTCTCACGGTTTGCTACCGGCGCACTGGTTCACGCTTGACCTGGCTACCGCCACGTCGGCAGATTGCCACTCGCTGGCTAACAAGCTTAGCGCGCTGGTTCCCCGCCTCGATGGCGTCCTGCATAATGCCGGTATTCTTGGCGATGTCGTGTCGATGGACAAGCAGGATCCCGACACCTGGCAGGCCGTCATGCAGGTAAACGTCAATGCGACCTTTTTCCTGACTCAGGCTTTGCTTCCTTTATTACTTCAATCCGAATCCGGCTCTCTGGTGTTTACCACCTCGAGCGTGGGTCGCCAGGGCCGCGCTGGCTGGGGGGCTTACGCCGCCTCGAAGTTTGCTACGGAAGGCATGATGCAGGTGCTGGCGGAAGAGTATAAGCAGCACAACCTGCGCGTAAACTGCATCAACCCAGGCGGCACCCGCACCGCAATGCGCGCCAGCGCCTTCCCTACGGAAGATCCGGCTAAACTGAAAACGCCCCGGGACTTAATGCCACTTTATCTCTGGCTGATGGGCGACGACAGCCGCCGTAAGACCGGCATGAGTTTTGATGCCCAGCCTAACCGTAAACCGGGGATTTCAGAATGA
- the cobO gene encoding cob(I)yrinic acid a,c-diamide adenosyltransferase produces the protein MSEERYQQRQQRQKEKVDARIAEAQQERGILIVFTGNGKGKTTAAFGTATRAVGHGQKVGVIQFIKGQWPNGERNLLEPHGVEFQVMATGFTWETQNRETDTAACLAVWEHGKRMLADATLDMVILDELTYMVAYDYLPLEDVLSALTNRPANQTVIVTGRGCHRDILEMADTVSELRPVKHAFDAGVKAQMGIDY, from the coding sequence ATGAGTGAGGAGCGTTACCAGCAACGCCAACAGCGCCAGAAAGAAAAGGTTGATGCGCGCATTGCAGAAGCCCAGCAGGAGCGTGGGATCCTGATAGTGTTCACCGGCAACGGGAAAGGTAAAACGACCGCCGCATTCGGCACCGCTACCCGCGCCGTAGGCCACGGCCAAAAAGTCGGCGTCATTCAGTTTATCAAGGGCCAGTGGCCGAACGGCGAACGTAATTTGCTGGAGCCACACGGGGTTGAATTTCAGGTGATGGCGACAGGCTTTACCTGGGAAACGCAGAACCGGGAAACGGACACCGCCGCCTGCCTTGCGGTGTGGGAGCACGGCAAACGGATGCTGGCAGACGCCACGCTGGATATGGTGATCCTCGACGAGCTGACCTACATGGTGGCTTATGATTATTTGCCGCTGGAAGACGTCTTAAGCGCGCTGACTAACCGCCCGGCGAATCAGACAGTGATTGTGACAGGCCGCGGGTGCCACCGCGATATTCTGGAGATGGCCGACACGGTCAGCGAACTCCGCCCGGTTAAGCATGCGTTTGACGCCGGGGTGAAGGCGCAGATGGGTATTGATTACTAA
- the rluB gene encoding 23S rRNA pseudouridine(2605) synthase RluB, whose product MSEKLQKVLARAGHGSRREIETIISAGRVSVDGKIATLGDRVEITPALKIRIDGHLISIRESAEQICRVLAYYKPEGELCTRSDPEGRPTVFDRLPKLRGARWIAVGRLDVNTCGLLLFTTDGELANRLMHPSREVEREYSVRVFGQVDDDKVRQLSRGVQLEDGPAAFKTIKFTGGEGINQWYNVTLTEGRNREVRRLWEAVGVQVSRLIRVRYGDIKLPKGLPRGGYTELDLAQTNYLRTLVELPEETSSKVAVEKDRRRMKANQIRRAVKRHTQVTGGNRRASSSRNNGSGS is encoded by the coding sequence ATGAGCGAAAAGTTACAAAAAGTGCTGGCTCGCGCTGGCCATGGTTCCCGTCGTGAGATTGAAACCATTATCTCTGCAGGTCGCGTAAGCGTTGATGGCAAAATCGCCACGCTGGGCGACCGTGTTGAAATTACCCCGGCCTTGAAAATTCGTATTGACGGTCATTTGATCTCAATTCGCGAATCTGCGGAACAAATTTGCCGCGTGCTGGCCTATTACAAGCCGGAAGGCGAGCTGTGTACCCGCAGCGACCCGGAAGGGCGCCCAACCGTGTTTGACCGTTTGCCAAAGCTACGTGGTGCACGTTGGATTGCCGTTGGGCGTCTGGACGTGAATACCTGTGGTTTACTGCTGTTCACCACCGACGGGGAACTGGCAAATCGCCTGATGCACCCAAGCCGTGAAGTGGAGCGTGAATACTCCGTGCGCGTGTTTGGCCAGGTGGATGACGACAAAGTAAGACAACTGTCTCGCGGCGTGCAGCTTGAAGATGGCCCGGCGGCCTTCAAAACCATCAAGTTCACCGGCGGCGAAGGCATTAACCAGTGGTACAACGTCACCCTGACCGAAGGCCGTAACCGTGAGGTTCGTCGCCTGTGGGAAGCGGTTGGCGTACAGGTTAGCCGCCTTATTCGCGTGCGTTACGGCGACATTAAATTGCCGAAAGGCCTTCCGCGCGGGGGTTATACCGAGCTTGACCTGGCGCAGACTAACTACCTGCGTACGCTGGTGGAACTGCCGGAAGAAACCAGCAGTAAAGTGGCGGTAGAAAAAGATCGCCGCCGCATGAAAGCGAACCAGATTCGCCGTGCCGTGAAGCGTCACACCCAGGTGACCGGCGGCAACCGCCGCGCCAGCAGCAGCCGTAATAACGGCAGCGGCAGCTAA
- a CDS encoding amino acid ABC transporter permease, with protein MSSSLLSFYHDFLDQWPLIFRGIGATIGLTVAMSITGFLLGIVVFYFGLSRRPGVARIVERYKSFFIGTPLICIIYILYYGLPQLDIRLTPFEVTLLGFTLNIAAYNAAYLLTAYNGMDKTQIEAAAAQGFSPVQIYLWIILPQVLRTSIPALTNQVIYNLKDSSLAFLVQYPELFARMQELAAGNFEFFKTYSLTALFYVAMATVIYVLSKRVEKRLQTAKTAGD; from the coding sequence ATGAGTAGCAGCCTGCTCAGTTTCTACCATGACTTTTTAGACCAGTGGCCGCTGATTTTTCGGGGGATTGGCGCCACGATAGGCTTAACCGTGGCGATGTCGATAACGGGTTTTCTGCTGGGTATCGTCGTTTTTTACTTTGGCCTTAGCCGCCGACCAGGGGTGGCGCGTATCGTTGAGCGTTACAAATCTTTCTTCATCGGCACGCCGCTCATCTGCATCATCTATATCCTTTATTACGGGCTGCCGCAGTTGGACATCCGGCTGACGCCATTTGAAGTCACCCTGCTGGGGTTTACGCTGAATATTGCCGCCTACAATGCCGCTTATCTGCTCACGGCTTACAACGGTATGGACAAAACACAGATAGAAGCTGCCGCCGCACAAGGTTTTAGCCCGGTGCAAATCTATCTCTGGATCATTCTGCCTCAGGTTTTACGTACATCGATTCCGGCGCTGACCAATCAAGTCATCTATAATCTGAAAGACAGTTCGCTGGCCTTTTTGGTGCAGTATCCTGAGCTGTTTGCCCGCATGCAGGAACTGGCAGCAGGGAATTTTGAATTTTTTAAAACCTACTCCCTGACGGCACTCTTTTACGTGGCGATGGCGACGGTCATTTACGTGCTCTCAAAGCGTGTGGAAAAGCGCCTGCAAACGGCGAAAACAGCCGGTGATTAG